One stretch of Corynebacterium auriscanis DNA includes these proteins:
- a CDS encoding YihY/virulence factor BrkB family protein — MSKKIELQGAHRIEQPEFVVPVNGHPAVEVLSPREYHRTVSRPEFWLRGTAWRHIARRLYIEYFFRGLMDRGAILSFFTLLTMVPTLMAFYAITTLILDKNRTRVKEITDQFITENVPGRFADEARQIVEQIIGSTDKSVRTLVISVVFALFSSSAYVRAFSRSANALYGRQEGRTLARTWLTMWGLTIALVFGLVLIAVAFFLRADLLQPVLNTIAEPLNWEGAADFVLNEFLPVWGYLRWPVVFGLSIMLIAVLYHVAPNVRYGRVRWLTTGSVFALVTMTLVGLGVRTYLNHFLEFGTYGALGGLIALFLGLVIANTLLLMGLKLDAEVARFRELQAGMSSEDVIQVPPRSSVAAFGQDEIDDRLRADARSYKERDHKDE, encoded by the coding sequence ATGAGCAAGAAGATCGAGCTGCAAGGTGCCCACCGGATTGAGCAACCCGAATTCGTGGTGCCGGTAAACGGGCATCCAGCTGTGGAGGTACTGAGTCCCCGTGAGTACCACCGGACGGTGAGCCGGCCTGAGTTCTGGCTCCGCGGCACGGCCTGGCGGCACATCGCTAGGCGGTTGTATATCGAGTACTTTTTCCGGGGCCTGATGGACCGCGGAGCGATTCTGAGCTTCTTCACGCTGCTGACGATGGTGCCCACACTGATGGCGTTCTATGCGATCACCACGTTGATTCTGGATAAGAATCGCACGCGCGTGAAGGAGATCACCGACCAGTTCATCACGGAGAACGTCCCCGGGCGTTTCGCGGACGAGGCCCGCCAGATCGTGGAGCAGATCATCGGTTCGACGGATAAGTCGGTGCGGACCTTGGTTATTTCCGTTGTGTTCGCGCTGTTTTCCTCGTCGGCGTATGTTCGCGCGTTTTCCCGCAGTGCGAATGCGCTGTATGGGCGGCAGGAGGGCCGCACGCTCGCCCGCACGTGGCTGACGATGTGGGGTCTAACGATCGCGCTAGTATTCGGCCTGGTACTGATCGCTGTGGCGTTCTTCCTGCGGGCGGATCTGCTGCAGCCGGTCTTGAACACCATCGCGGAGCCGCTGAACTGGGAAGGCGCCGCGGACTTTGTGCTCAACGAGTTCCTGCCAGTGTGGGGGTACCTGCGCTGGCCGGTGGTGTTCGGGCTGTCAATCATGCTGATCGCAGTGTTGTATCACGTGGCGCCGAACGTCCGGTATGGGCGGGTGCGCTGGCTGACGACGGGTTCGGTATTCGCACTGGTCACCATGACGTTGGTGGGGCTGGGCGTGCGCACCTACCTGAACCATTTCCTAGAGTTCGGCACCTACGGGGCCCTAGGTGGTCTTATCGCACTGTTTTTAGGCCTGGTCATTGCTAACACGTTGTTGCTGATGGGCTTGAAACTCGACGCCGAGGTCGCCCGATTCCGCGAACTCCAGGCGGGCATGTCCAGCGAGGACGTGATCCAGGTCCCTCCCCGCTCGAGCGTGGCGGCCTTCGGCCAGGACGAGATCGACGACAGGCTGCGGGCGGATGCGCGGAGTTACAAAGAGCGGGACCACAAAGACGAATAA
- a CDS encoding restriction endonuclease yields the protein MTEQVPAMAEQMPTIDQFRPAVLNILSDGHERSMNDIRRRVADSLDMSQELRNERISSGQLRYGNRINWACSALTLAGLLERPRRGHYRITENGRSVAQRSLSEYSEKDMLEWADWRTYQTEISQRKQSDSLESSRDGDREDTADPVERLSAGERDFNAQTETALRSRLQKASPEFFEKAVIELLWAMGYGGAYGEKQHVGRSGDGGIDGVIRQDALGLTNVYIQAKRYADHNKVGDPEIRNFIGALDSHGANLGVFITTSSFQDRAKTTAANYRHGRIVLIDGLKLTSLMLSYGVAVHKTREFVLYKIDDDFFEDDLA from the coding sequence ATGACCGAACAAGTGCCCGCGATGGCCGAACAAATGCCCACCATCGATCAGTTTCGCCCCGCTGTGCTCAATATTCTTTCGGATGGGCACGAACGTTCTATGAACGACATTCGCCGGCGGGTCGCCGACAGCCTAGATATGTCCCAAGAACTTCGCAACGAGCGGATTTCGTCAGGACAATTGCGGTATGGCAACAGGATAAATTGGGCATGTTCGGCCCTCACATTGGCCGGTCTTTTGGAACGCCCTCGTAGAGGCCATTACCGCATTACGGAGAACGGCCGAAGCGTCGCGCAGCGGTCACTCTCCGAGTATTCCGAAAAAGACATGCTGGAATGGGCCGATTGGCGAACCTACCAGACTGAAATCTCTCAGCGTAAGCAATCGGATTCTTTGGAATCTTCACGGGACGGGGACCGCGAAGATACTGCGGATCCCGTCGAGCGCCTATCCGCTGGCGAACGAGATTTCAACGCACAGACCGAAACCGCCTTGCGAAGTCGGCTCCAAAAGGCCTCTCCTGAATTCTTTGAGAAAGCCGTGATCGAGCTGCTCTGGGCTATGGGGTACGGCGGCGCTTACGGTGAAAAACAGCATGTGGGCCGTTCTGGTGACGGTGGTATTGACGGCGTGATCCGGCAGGATGCACTGGGGTTGACGAATGTCTACATCCAAGCAAAACGTTACGCGGACCACAATAAAGTTGGCGACCCTGAGATTCGCAATTTCATTGGTGCTCTAGATTCACATGGGGCGAACCTTGGTGTATTCATCACAACCTCGTCATTCCAAGACAGGGCCAAGACTACGGCGGCCAATTACCGACATGGAAGAATCGTCCTCATCGATGGCCTTAAGCTGACGTCCCTGATGCTGTCGTACGGAGTGGCCGTCCACAAAACTCGAGAGTTTGTGCTCTACAAAATTGACGATGATTTCTTCGAGGATGATTTGGCCTAG